One genomic region from Lathamus discolor isolate bLatDis1 chromosome 21, bLatDis1.hap1, whole genome shotgun sequence encodes:
- the MOB3A gene encoding MOB kinase activator 3A: protein MSHALKQVFNKDKTFRPKRKFEPGTQRFELHKKAQASLNAGLDLKVAVQLPPGEEQNDWVAVHVVDFFNRINLIYGTISDYCTEQSCPVMSGGPKYEYRWQDEHKYRKPTALSAPQYMNLLMDWIEVQINNEDIFPTNVGTPFPKNFLPVVKKILSRLFRVFVHVYIHHFDRITQMGSEAHVNTCYKHFYYFVKEFNLIDTKELEPLKEMTSRMCH, encoded by the exons atgtccCATGCATTAAAGCAAGTGTTCAATAAAGACAAAACCTTCCGGCCCAAGCGCAAGTTTGAGCCGGGGACTCAGCGGTTTGAGCTGCACAAGAAGGCTCAAGCCTCCCTCAATGCTGGCCTGGACTTGAAAGTTGCCGTCCAGCTGCCACCAGGAGAGGAGCAGAACGACTGGGTGGCCGTGCACGTGGTGGACTTCTTCAACCGCATCAACCTGATCTATGGCACCATCAGTGACTATTGCACAGAGCAGTCCTGCCCTGTCATGTCGGGAGGACCCAAGTACGAGTACCGGTGGCAGGACGAGCACAAGTACCGGAAACCCACAGccctctctgctccccagtACATGAACCTCCTGATGGACTGGATTGAGGTACAGATCAACAACGAGGACATCTTTCCCACTAATGTCG GTACTCCCTTCCCCAAGAACTTCCTCCCAGTGGTGAAGAAGATTCTGTCCAGGCTCTTCCGGGTCTTTGTCCATGTCTACATCCACCATTTCGACAGGATCACCCAGATGGGGTCGGAAGCCCACGTGAACACCTGCTACAAGCACTTTTACTACTTTGTGAAAGAGTTCAATCTGATAGACACCAAGGAGCTGGAACCACTG AAGGAAATGACCTCCCGGATGTGCCACTGA